One genomic window of Oscillospiraceae bacterium includes the following:
- a CDS encoding lactoylglutathione lyase has translation MSFTFAHTNFNVANLEKSIAFYTQALGFKKVREIQPQDKSFTIVFMSDEKGTYQLELTCLADHPQPYDLGEGEFHLAVHTDDYDAAHEMHKKMGCICFENPAMGIYFISDPDGYWIEILRA, from the coding sequence ATGAGCTTCACATTTGCACACACAAATTTCAATGTTGCAAATCTTGAAAAGTCCATAGCCTTTTACACTCAGGCACTGGGCTTTAAAAAAGTAAGGGAAATACAACCGCAGGACAAGTCTTTCACAATAGTTTTCATGAGCGATGAAAAAGGCACATATCAGCTTGAACTGACCTGTCTTGCCGACCATCCTCAGCCATATGATCTGGGTGAGGGTGAATTCCACCTTGCAGTGCATACCGATGATTACGATGCCGCCCACGAAATGCATAAAAAAATGGGCTGTATCTGCTTTGAAAATCCTGCCATGGGTATTTACTTCATAAGCGACCCCGACGGGTACTGGATTGAGATACTCAGAGCATAA
- the lon gene encoding endopeptidase La gives MSRFIEKLEKVILPTVALKGFVLFPMFSSSFEVSNTVASKALEAAANYNNRLFIVSHMDASKEENDINNLYSVGVVVKLKQTLKMPGTGTVRVLVEGISRGEAIEYTDYNGYIMAELYQKNITLEDKGGIKGEALVSRAVTVFSDYIKFIPKLANEIVAGVQTITDPGMLADFIAANVLIKYPLKQQILAEFNPLRRLELLCDLMERELEVMAMESRISKKTKKNIDKHQREYFLREQLKVIHDELANLHGNHPEADGEDSEGDDEITEMEHLISKANPPMEVRVKLGKELNRLSKMSFGSPEANVIRNYIEVCCEIPWDKKTKDRLDIKKAREILDADHDGLEKVKDRIIEFLAVKQLSPDLKGQIICLVGPPGVGKTSIGASIARALKRNYTRVSLGGVRDEADIRGHRKTYIGSMPGRIINAITNAKSLNPLIMLDEIDKLTRDAHGDPASALLEVLDGEQNHSFRDHFVELPVDLSDCMFIATANDLDTIPRPLLDRMEVIHIPSYTLEEKVSIAKHHLIPKQLKRHGLTKRSLKINDDAVREIIEHYTKEAGVRNLEREIARLCRRVAKKLIETGEKSCNIRAGWVTEVLERHKYKKENMSAIPLVGVVNGLAWTQLGGELLKAEVMTMPGNGKIELTGSLGDVMKESAKLAVSYIRSRSDELGIKNAEFYKNRDIHIHFPEGAVPKDGPSAGVTMICALVSELTGRAVRSEVAMTGEISLRGNVLPIGGLREKTMAAYTNGIKTVIIPYDNLDDLDEVDPAVKENITFIPARHIDTVIENALLPAENDAESDTANTVSDSVSEAAEGVRVC, from the coding sequence ATGTCACGATTTATAGAAAAACTGGAAAAGGTCATTCTGCCCACCGTTGCGCTTAAGGGCTTTGTGTTGTTCCCCATGTTTTCCTCCAGCTTCGAGGTGTCCAACACCGTTGCATCAAAGGCGCTTGAAGCGGCGGCAAATTATAACAACCGCCTGTTCATCGTGTCCCACATGGATGCTTCAAAAGAGGAAAACGACATAAACAACCTTTACAGTGTAGGCGTTGTGGTAAAGCTTAAGCAGACCCTCAAAATGCCGGGTACGGGAACCGTCCGTGTGCTGGTAGAGGGAATAAGCCGAGGCGAGGCCATTGAATATACCGATTATAACGGCTATATTATGGCTGAGCTATATCAGAAAAACATTACTCTTGAGGATAAGGGCGGTATAAAAGGTGAGGCGCTGGTCTCCCGTGCCGTGACTGTTTTCTCGGATTACATAAAATTCATTCCCAAGCTTGCCAATGAGATAGTTGCAGGTGTTCAGACCATAACCGACCCGGGTATGCTTGCGGATTTCATTGCCGCAAATGTTTTAATCAAGTATCCTCTGAAACAGCAGATACTTGCCGAATTCAATCCCCTGCGCCGTCTTGAACTGTTGTGCGATCTTATGGAGCGCGAGCTGGAGGTAATGGCGATGGAAAGCCGTATCTCCAAAAAGACAAAAAAGAATATTGACAAGCATCAGCGCGAGTATTTCCTGCGCGAGCAGCTTAAGGTTATACATGACGAGCTGGCAAATCTCCACGGCAACCATCCGGAAGCCGACGGCGAGGATTCTGAGGGCGATGACGAAATTACCGAAATGGAACACCTTATCAGCAAGGCAAATCCTCCCATGGAGGTAAGGGTAAAGCTGGGTAAGGAGCTTAACAGACTTTCCAAAATGTCATTCGGCTCACCCGAAGCCAACGTTATACGTAATTATATTGAGGTTTGCTGTGAAATTCCCTGGGATAAAAAGACCAAGGACAGACTTGACATAAAAAAGGCACGCGAGATACTGGATGCCGATCATGACGGACTGGAAAAGGTCAAGGACAGAATAATTGAGTTTCTTGCGGTAAAACAGCTTTCTCCCGACCTTAAGGGTCAGATTATCTGTCTTGTAGGCCCGCCGGGTGTTGGTAAAACCTCTATCGGTGCATCCATTGCCCGTGCGCTTAAACGCAATTATACCCGAGTTTCTCTGGGCGGTGTGCGCGATGAGGCGGATATCCGCGGCCACAGAAAGACGTATATCGGTTCTATGCCGGGCAGAATTATCAATGCTATCACTAACGCCAAAAGCCTTAATCCGCTGATAATGCTGGATGAAATAGATAAGCTTACCCGCGATGCCCACGGTGACCCCGCTTCCGCATTGCTTGAGGTGCTGGACGGCGAGCAGAACCATTCCTTCCGCGACCACTTTGTGGAATTGCCCGTTGACCTTTCGGATTGTATGTTCATTGCTACCGCCAACGACCTTGACACCATACCGCGTCCGCTTCTGGACCGTATGGAAGTGATACACATTCCGTCGTATACTTTGGAAGAAAAGGTATCTATCGCAAAGCACCATCTTATCCCCAAGCAGCTTAAACGCCATGGGCTTACAAAACGCAGTCTGAAAATAAATGATGATGCTGTTCGTGAGATAATTGAGCACTACACCAAAGAGGCAGGCGTGCGTAATCTTGAAAGAGAAATTGCCCGTTTGTGCCGCCGTGTTGCCAAAAAGCTTATCGAAACCGGTGAAAAGAGCTGTAACATCCGTGCAGGCTGGGTAACCGAAGTACTGGAACGCCATAAATATAAAAAGGAAAATATGTCTGCTATACCTCTTGTAGGTGTGGTAAACGGACTTGCCTGGACCCAGCTGGGCGGTGAGCTTCTCAAGGCAGAGGTCATGACAATGCCCGGCAACGGTAAAATTGAGCTTACCGGCTCATTGGGCGACGTAATGAAGGAATCCGCAAAGCTTGCGGTTAGTTATATACGTTCCCGAAGTGACGAGCTGGGTATAAAGAACGCTGAGTTCTACAAAAACCGCGATATTCATATCCATTTTCCCGAGGGAGCAGTACCCAAGGACGGACCGTCGGCAGGTGTTACCATGATTTGTGCACTGGTGTCCGAATTGACAGGACGCGCCGTACGCAGTGAGGTTGCCATGACGGGTGAGATTTCTCTGCGCGGAAATGTGCTTCCCATCGGTGGTCTTCGCGAAAAGACCATGGCGGCATACACTAACGGTATCAAAACGGTTATAATACCTTACGACAATCTTGATGACCTCGACGAGGTTGACCCCGCTGTAAAGGAAAACATAACCTTTATTCCCGCACGCCATATTGATACCGTAATCGAAAATGCCCTGCTTCCCGCTGAAAATGATGCTGAAAGCGATACTGCAAATACCGTTTCCGATTCGGTGAGCGAAGCGGCAGAGGGAGTGCGCGTATGCTGA
- a CDS encoding YihA family ribosome biogenesis GTP-binding protein, with protein sequence MLNLNNINLDMTAGLPSQLIKNEKPQLALSGRSNVGKSSLINKLLNRKSLARVSGEPGKTITVNYYNVDNTMYLVDLPGYGYAKRSAEDIKKWSALVEGYFAENPSLKCVIQLIDLKVGITKDDAQMLDWLYETKTPFFIVATKYDKLSKTAAAQNLEKIKDNELVPDDVEVIPFSALSGYGRQEIWDYINGILG encoded by the coding sequence ATGCTGAATCTTAACAATATAAATCTGGATATGACGGCAGGTCTGCCGTCCCAGCTTATAAAGAACGAAAAACCTCAGCTTGCGTTGTCCGGGCGTTCAAATGTGGGTAAATCCTCACTTATAAACAAGCTTCTCAACCGCAAATCCCTTGCGCGTGTCAGCGGTGAGCCGGGTAAGACCATAACGGTAAATTATTATAATGTAGATAATACCATGTATCTGGTAGACCTGCCGGGATACGGTTACGCCAAACGCTCGGCGGAGGACATAAAGAAATGGTCCGCACTGGTTGAGGGATATTTTGCTGAGAACCCGTCTCTTAAGTGCGTTATTCAGCTTATCGACCTTAAGGTCGGAATTACTAAGGATGATGCACAGATGCTGGATTGGCTGTACGAAACAAAAACCCCGTTTTTTATAGTTGCCACCAAGTATGACAAGCTTTCCAAAACCGCCGCTGCTCAGAATCTTGAAAAGATCAAGGATAACGAGCTGGTGCCGGATGATGTGGAAGTGATTCCCTTTTCTGCGCTGTCGGGCTACGGCAGACAGGAAATATGGGACTACATCAACGGCATACTGGGCTGA